The sequence GGGGAAGCTGGACCGGCCGGTCCGCGTCCTCTGGGGCGACGACGACCGCTACTTCGACGTCGAGCTCGGCCGGCGCCTCGCCGACGCCTTCACCGACGCGACGTTCGAGACCGTCGCCGGAGGACGCACCTTCCTCCCGCTCGACCATCCAGACCGCGTAGCTACCGCCATCCTCGCGGCGTTCTGACCACGCCTCAAAGCCGGGAACCAGCCGGCGACACCCAACTGGTTCCCGACCGGAGCTCCGCGAGGCGCGGGCCTTAGTCCAGCGCCGCCGGGAAATACCGGGTGGGCGGCTTCCCGGGACTCACCACGAGCTCGGTCCCGGGCGCACCGTCCCGCAGCAGCCCGACAACGGCCGCCGCGACCTCGTCGGCCCCGAGCATCGGGATACCCGCGGCCTGGAATCGATCGCGCGCCGGCTCGGTCAACGGGGTGTCGACCAGCCCGGGGCACACCGCGCAAAGCCGAATACCCTCCCGGGACAGCGGCCCGGCCAGCGCTCGGACCAGGCCGATGACGGCGTGCTTGGTCATCGTGTAGATCGGGTCCTGCTCGATCCCGCGCAACGCGGCATGCGACGCGGTGACCACGATCGAACCTCCACCGCCCGCGCGCAGCACCGGCAACGCGGCGCGCAGCCCATAGACCACCGAATGTTGGTTGACCCCCACGACAGCCTGATAGCGGCCGAGGTCGAGCGTGGCCGGGTCCTTGTCCACCGAGTTGATTCCCGCGTTCAGGACGAGCAGGTCCAACCGCCCACCGGCCGCCGCGACCATCCGCTCGGACAGCTCCGGATCGGCCAGGTCACCCACGACCGCGACCCCGCCGATCGAGGCGGCCACCTGCTCGACCTCAGGCTTGCGGTCGACCAGGACGCAGCGGGCCCCGCCAGCGGCCAGCCGCCGGGCGACCGCCGCACCGATACCGCCCGCAGCCCCCGTGACAACCGCGACCTCACCCATCCACCCCACCCGTTCTGTTTAGTCCGCCTATGACCGCTAGGCAGGTTACGTCGCCGACAGGGCGCCGTACCTGGCCTTCGAGGCTCCGCTGGCCGAGACGCGCCAGCGGAGGTCGGCCAGGCGAGGTGCGACGCGGCTCCTACCGAGCCAGGAGCGGCCGGCGGCTTCGTAGACTTCGGGGGACCTGTCACCGGCTGATGAGGGCCCCCGCCGTGCGCGCGCTGCTGCTAGAGAACGTCCACCAGGATGCCGCGACGATCCTCAGGACCGCCGGCATCGAAGTCGAGACGGTCGATCGGGCGTTGGACCACCAGGCGCTGATCGCGGCGCTGGACGGCGTCCAGCTGCTGGGGATCCGGTCGAAGACCGAGGTCACCGAGGCGGTGTTCGACGAGGCGCCGGACCTGCTCGCCATCGGCGCGTTCTGCATCGGTACCAACCAGGTGGATCTCGCCGCCGCCCGCGAGCGGGGCGTCGCGGTGTTCAACGCCCCGTTCTCCAACACCCGCAGTGTGGTCGAGCTCGCGCTCGCGGAGATCATCGCGCTGACGCGCCGGTTGATCCCCAAGAACACCGGCATGCACGCGGGCGTGTGGGACAAGTCGGCCGAGGCGGCCCACGAGGTCCGCGGCCGGCGGCTGGGCATCGTCGGCTACGGCAACATCGGCGCGCAGCTGTCGGTGCTGGCCGAGGCGCTCGGCATGAGCGTGTACTTCTACGACACCGCCGACAAGCTGGCGCTCGGCAACGCGCGGCGCTGCGGGAGCCTCGACGAGCTGCTGGCGGTCGCGGACGTCGTGACCCTGCACGTGGACGGCCGGGCCGGCAACAGCGGGATGTTCGGCGCCGAGCAGTTCGCCCGCATGCGGCCCGGCAGCCTGTTCCTCAACCTCTCGCGCGGCTTCGTGGTGGACCATGGCGCGCTGCGGGCGCAGGTGGAGAGCGGGCACCTGGCCGGCGCGGCGGTCGACGTCTTCCCGCACGAGCCGGCCGGGCGCGGCGACGAGTTCCGCTCCGAGCTGCGCGACCTGCCGAACGTGATCCTCACGCCGCACATCGCGGGCTCGACCGAGGAGGCCCAGCAGGACATCGGCCGCTACGTGGCGGGCAAGCTGCGGGACTACCAGTTCGACGGCGGCACGGCCATGAGCGTCAACCTGCCGTACCTCTCGCTCCCGCCGCGGCCGGGCGGGCACCGGATCGCGCACCTGCACCGCAACGTGCCCGGCGTGCTCGCGAAGATCAACAGCCTGCTCGCGGAGCACAAGGTCAACATCGATGGCCAGCTCCTCGACACCCGCGGCGACTACGGGTATGTGCTGACCGACATCGGCGTCGACTATCCGGCGGCCGTCCTCGACTCGCTGGCCGCGATGCCGGAGACCGTCCGGGTAAGGCTGCTGGGTTGAGCTCGGCCTTGGCCGAGGAGCTGCGCGCCGCGGTCGGAGCCACCCAGCTGCTCACCGACGCCTCCGTCGTCGCCTCCTTCGAGTCCGACTGGACCGGCCGGTTCCGAGGCCGGGCTCGCTGCGTGGTCCGGCCGGCCGACACCGCCGAGGTCGCGGCGGTGATGGCCGCGGCCGCGCGGGCCAAGGTGCCCGTCTGCGTCCAGGGCGGCAACACCGGCCTGGTCGGCGGGAGTGTGCCCGTCGGTGGCGCGATCCTGCTCAGCACGGCCCGGCTGACGGCTCTCGAGCCGGTGGAGGTCGTCTCGGGCCAGGTCACCGTGGGCGCGGGCGTCACCCTGGCCGCGCTGCAGCGCCACGTCCGCGCCGAGGGCTACGACTTCGGGGTCGATTTCGCGGCGCGGGACTCGGCCACGCTGGGCGGTCTGGTCGCCACGAACGCCGGCGGCGAGCGGGTGCTGCGCTACGGCACGACCCGGGCACAGGTGCTCGGCATCGAGGCGGTGCTCGCCGACGGTTCGATCATCAGCCGGCTCGGCGGGCTCCCGAAGGACAACACGGGCTACGACACGATGTCGCTGCTGACCGGCAGCGAGGGCACGCTGGGGATCCTCACCCGGCTGCGCCTGCGGCTCGTTCCGCTGCTGACCGAGCGGGCGGTGGCGCTGGTCGCCGTGGACGACGTCGCCGCCGCGCTCTCGCTCGTGCGCACGGTCCGCAACCGGCTGCCGTCGCTGGAGGCCGCCGAGCTGTTCTTCGCGGACGGCCTCGCGCTGGTCCGCGCCAGGACCGGCCTGTCCGCCCCGTTCGCCGAGGCCTATCCCGCCTACCTCGTCCTCGAGTGCGCCGGCCGGGCCGACCCGACCGACGAGCTCCTTGAGGCGCTGGCCGGCAGCGAGGCGGTCAGGGACGCGACCGTCGCCGCCGACCCGCGTGGCCGTCACCTGCTGTGGTCCTACCGCGAGGCGCATACCGAGTCGATCAACTCCGCCGGCGTCCCGGTGAAGCTCGACGTGGCGGTCCCGCTGACGGCGCTGGCCGAGACGGTGGCCGCGCTTCCGGCGACGATTACGGCCGCCTGCCCGACCGCGCGCCCAATCCTTTTCGGTCACCTCAACGAGGGAAATCTGCACGTCAACGTGCTCAACGCGACCAGCGAGGCCGAGGCCGTGACAGACGCGGTGCTGCGGCTCATCGCGGCGCACGGCGGGAGCATCAGCGCCGAGCACGGCGTCGGCCGGGCAAAACGCGCGTGGCTGGGGCTGTCCCGATCGCCTCAGGAAATCGCGATGATGCGCGCGGTCAAACGCGGACTCGACCCTGAGGGCCTGCTCAACCCGGGAGTCCTGCTCGATTCGGCCTGACACGGTCGAGTCGTCGCTTGGCGGACGCCGCCGACCGGCCCGAGGACGGGCGGGCGTATGGTTGCGGCGGTAGCGCGCCCGCCGGCCAGCTTCGACCGTTGGAGACATGATTTTTCTGACGGGAGCCACGTCGGCCCTCGACGCTCCGCCCGTTCTTCAGGCTGGATCCGGCGAGATGGACCCGCGCGCGGACGTCCGACTCCCCAAGCCCACGATGATCGCGAGACATGGGCTGCCTCATCTCGTCGAGGCGACGATCATCCCCGCGGTTCTTTTTCTTGTCGTCCTGCACCTTTCCAGCTTCACTTTCGCGGCGCTGGCCGCGCTGGCGTGGGAATTCGCCGCGGTGAGCCGGCGGGTGGCCGCCAAGCAGCGCATCCCGGCACTGCTCGTGCTGTCCTCGGTCGGGCTGACGGTCCGCACGGCGGTAGCGATCATAAGCGGCAGCGCCTTCATCTACTTTCTTCAGCCCGTGATCGTCGCCGGGGTGGTGGGAATGATGTTCCTGCTGTCCGCTCTTTCGCCGCGGCCGCTCGTCCACCGGCTGGCTCGTGACTTCTGCCCGCTGCCGCCCGGGGTGACCGCCCTGCCCGGAGTGCGCAGGCTGTTCCTCGGGCTCACCCTCCTGTGGGCGGCCGTCAACCTCGGGAATTCCGCTTTCACGTACTGGTTGCTGACCTCCCAGACGACCGACGTCTTCGTCGCCGTCCGCGGGATCACCGGCACCGCGCTGCCCGTCGTGGCCACGTTGGTCACCGTCGCCTGGTCCTGGCGGGTCGCCGGCCGGGAAGGCCTTCGCGCGGCCCGTCCGGTCTGACCACAATCTCTCACCGCGGCGCCCCGCGTCGTGTCGCGTACGGCCCATCGCGAGACCTGGTGGGCGGCAGGGGGCGACGCCGGATCGTCGCCGCCACCCCGCGACCTACTTCGGCGACGTCTCTGTTCAGGGTGTGGGATAGGCGGTGGTGAGGGTACCGGCCTGTCCCTGGAAGGTGAAGGCGACACCGAGCGGCTGGCTGATGACCTCGGGGCGGGTGAAACCAATCGGGTAGGCGCCGGTGGCGTCCGGCAGCCCGACGGAGAACAGGACCTGCTCCGCGAGTGGCACGTCCGCGTTGATGAGCACGTAGTTGCCGACGGCTGGGTGGCCGAAGGTGCGCAGGCTGAGCGCCAGCGTCGCTCCGGTGACGACTCGGCGGAAGACAAGCTGACCATCGATCTGCGCGGTGAGCGTGCCGGCGCCGCGTTCCGTGGGTTCAAGCGGGAAGGTGAGCCTGGTCGAGACCGGGTTCAGGCACACGCTGGTCTGTCCCGGCGCGGTGGCGTAGGTGATGACGCCGGCCCTGGCGAGCGCCAGCAGGAACTCGCGGTTGAACGAGAACTGCGCGGTGCCGACTCCGGGCGCCGGTGTCGTGGGCCGGATCGGTGAGCACAGCGGCGCGGATGAAGCACTGGACTGTGCCGACAGGGTGCTCGCGGTGAGATCCGGCGGGGCGGCCGCGTTCGCCGCCGTCGACGTCACGGCGAGCAGGGCCAGAATGGATAACAGGCCCGTCGCGAAGACCGTGATCCTGCCTCTGATGGTCATGGGCCATCCCCTCTGCGGCGCTCACCCACTATTGGCTGACACGCTAGATGGCCCGGTCCATCCGTGTTTCGTGAACAGCCGAAACGTCGCCGTAACGATGGTTGCGCCGCGTGACGATAAGGCCGTGATCGAACACGGCCTGATACGGCGTGGGGAGTGCCCCAGGTGGAGACGACGGCATTCTTGTGTTGCCGCCCGTGACGGCCTACGACGCGGCGACGACCGCGATCTCAAGCAGCCAGGACGGCTGGGCCAGAGCCGGGACCGTCACCAGCGTGCTGGACACCAGGCGGCCGCCGAGGAACTCGTCGCGCGCCGCCATGGCCTGCGCCAGCCCGGGCGTCTGCTCGCTCGCCACCAGGTAGGTGGTGATGCTGACGATGTCCCCGGCCGTCATGCCGGCGTCGGCCAGGATCGCGGCGATGTTGCTCCACACCTGGCTGGCCTGGGCCGATACCCCGTCCGGTACCGAACCGTCCGGTGCCACCGGCACGACTCCGGAGGTGTGCAGCCACCGGCTGGCGTTCTCGACCAGGACCGCGTGGGCAAAGCGGGCCGCCGGGGGGGCCATGCCGTCGGGGCTGATCGTGCGGCGGATGACGGAGTCGGACATGTGTAGACCGTATAGCCCACCACGACGCCGCTCGCCGTGCCCGGACTCGTTCCCGGGCGAACCCTTCGGGGGATCTAGGGCTTCTGGGCCACGGCGGACCACACGATGTTGCCGCCGGCCTCGGTGGCGGAGTCAGCCGTGACGGCGGGGTCGTCGGGGCGCCACAGATGCAGGGGGACGATCCCGGGAGTCACGAGGTCAAGGCCCTGGAAGAACCGGCCGACCTCGTCCCGGGTCCGGGCGGTGACGTCGATGCCCTGGGCGCGGTAGGC is a genomic window of Pseudofrankia inefficax containing:
- a CDS encoding SDR family NAD(P)-dependent oxidoreductase: MGEVAVVTGAAGGIGAAVARRLAAGGARCVLVDRKPEVEQVAASIGGVAVVGDLADPELSERMVAAAGGRLDLLVLNAGINSVDKDPATLDLGRYQAVVGVNQHSVVYGLRAALPVLRAGGGGSIVVTASHAALRGIEQDPIYTMTKHAVIGLVRALAGPLSREGIRLCAVCPGLVDTPLTEPARDRFQAAGIPMLGADEVAAAVVGLLRDGAPGTELVVSPGKPPTRYFPAALD
- a CDS encoding FAD-binding oxidoreductase, with product MSSALAEELRAAVGATQLLTDASVVASFESDWTGRFRGRARCVVRPADTAEVAAVMAAAARAKVPVCVQGGNTGLVGGSVPVGGAILLSTARLTALEPVEVVSGQVTVGAGVTLAALQRHVRAEGYDFGVDFAARDSATLGGLVATNAGGERVLRYGTTRAQVLGIEAVLADGSIISRLGGLPKDNTGYDTMSLLTGSEGTLGILTRLRLRLVPLLTERAVALVAVDDVAAALSLVRTVRNRLPSLEAAELFFADGLALVRARTGLSAPFAEAYPAYLVLECAGRADPTDELLEALAGSEAVRDATVAADPRGRHLLWSYREAHTESINSAGVPVKLDVAVPLTALAETVAALPATITAACPTARPILFGHLNEGNLHVNVLNATSEAEAVTDAVLRLIAAHGGSISAEHGVGRAKRAWLGLSRSPQEIAMMRAVKRGLDPEGLLNPGVLLDSA
- the serA gene encoding phosphoglycerate dehydrogenase, whose protein sequence is MRAPAVRALLLENVHQDAATILRTAGIEVETVDRALDHQALIAALDGVQLLGIRSKTEVTEAVFDEAPDLLAIGAFCIGTNQVDLAAARERGVAVFNAPFSNTRSVVELALAEIIALTRRLIPKNTGMHAGVWDKSAEAAHEVRGRRLGIVGYGNIGAQLSVLAEALGMSVYFYDTADKLALGNARRCGSLDELLAVADVVTLHVDGRAGNSGMFGAEQFARMRPGSLFLNLSRGFVVDHGALRAQVESGHLAGAAVDVFPHEPAGRGDEFRSELRDLPNVILTPHIAGSTEEAQQDIGRYVAGKLRDYQFDGGTAMSVNLPYLSLPPRPGGHRIAHLHRNVPGVLAKINSLLAEHKVNIDGQLLDTRGDYGYVLTDIGVDYPAAVLDSLAAMPETVRVRLLG
- a CDS encoding VC0807 family protein, which produces MIFLTGATSALDAPPVLQAGSGEMDPRADVRLPKPTMIARHGLPHLVEATIIPAVLFLVVLHLSSFTFAALAALAWEFAAVSRRVAAKQRIPALLVLSSVGLTVRTAVAIISGSAFIYFLQPVIVAGVVGMMFLLSALSPRPLVHRLARDFCPLPPGVTALPGVRRLFLGLTLLWAAVNLGNSAFTYWLLTSQTTDVFVAVRGITGTALPVVATLVTVAWSWRVAGREGLRAARPV
- a CDS encoding RidA family protein, with protein sequence MSDSVIRRTISPDGMAPPAARFAHAVLVENASRWLHTSGVVPVAPDGSVPDGVSAQASQVWSNIAAILADAGMTAGDIVSITTYLVASEQTPGLAQAMAARDEFLGGRLVSSTLVTVPALAQPSWLLEIAVVAAS